From the genome of Mugil cephalus isolate CIBA_MC_2020 chromosome 2, CIBA_Mcephalus_1.1, whole genome shotgun sequence, one region includes:
- the arhgef38 gene encoding rho guanine nucleotide exchange factor 38, producing MDPKEAGGSEKEKEKEKEKDKGIKRRNRPVFLRYLERRRTDTIVSDDMAKGDINLGTLVRRSQSDKTEYSAKLKEKMTPPDLSTPSSPAVDPEEIRLRKMSRRAKVIQELVQTEKDYLTDLELCIREVVQPLRNLQVVDVDRLFTNMETVCEVSAALLHRLNEAMADPDPEAVVIGEVFIQAKAALEDVYKIYCYHHDDANMSLKSYEKEEEIKKHFTTCVLALKKIYDHEGKPNLLDMGSLIIKPVQRIMKYPLLLGELWQATPQDHPDHLPLQEAFTAAKIINVNINEFKRRKDIVMKYKRLEDEGTLRGKLNKFNIHSIRKKGDRFAGYLKILTGVEPQVRDEVFDREEKLFRSLEKAVRQLVKNVHCYLQYTQEMVSVAVQSVQDMENMVKDSNRSDTNGSSHSNGNDPYKHFKTSMEHLVLAPLSSLQGMFTAPQKLIQKRYDKLLDYCSRLERSSSFSSSSSTSSSSSPSPVSEDPPGPARRDYEALNALLVEELQRFNKAAYTILTNSVVYLVALLRRLMDSILIGAPSVQQLPAPLSNIVEVQNSIMDELNNLTFVKDNAQKLMERKVSFERQRDKKVVVPEVQHQTEEQRAWLLAEYPLNRLYQLKRKCNGCQEQDLSLLEGELVALLEDTDPLGSSSRWLVHTGGAQGYVYSTFLKQYNPLRDSQRAGQMAKEQQQQQPAAMVEEDFDDISLFVSGSGSSSLRSFNLNTTDSNSSLAGVQWELESNEELVDVVETEAQQFYAVYAFQARCDQELTLREYQHVRILQFCDLGGNKDWWLAESNGQKGYVPANYLGRMSYA from the exons ATGGATCCTAAAGAGGCCGGCGGGAgcgagaaggagaaggagaaggagaaagagaaggataaAGGCATAAAAAGGAGGAACCGGCCAGTGTTTCTGCGTTAcctggagaggagaaggacagaCACTATTGTATCTGATGACATGGCCAAAGGTGACATCAACCTGGGGACGCTGGTGAGGAGGAGTCAGTCGGACAAGACGGAGTACAGCGCCAAACTTAAAG AGAAAATGACACCACCCGACCTGTCCACACCGTCCTCTCCAGCGGTGGACCCAGAGGAAATTCGTCTGAGGAAGATGAGCCGCAGGGCAAAGGTCATTCAGGAGCTGGTGCAGACTGAAAAAGACTACCTCACTGACCTGGAGCTGTGCATCAGGGAAGTAGTCCAACCGCTACGAAATTTGCAG GTTGTGGATGTGGATCGACTGTTCACCAACATGGAGACAGTGTGTGAGGTCTCTGCAGCACTCCTTCACAGACTGAACGAGGCCATGGCTGACCCTGATCCTGAAGCAGTAGTCATAG GAGAAGTGTTCATCCAGGCGAAGGCAGCTTTAGAGGATGTGTATAAGATTTACTGTTACCACCATGATGATGCTAACATGTCGCTCAAGTCctatgagaaggaggaggaaataaagaaacattttaccACATGTGTATTAGCACTTAA GAAAATCTATGACCATGA AGGGAAACCAAATCTGTTGGATATGGGTTCGCTGATCATCAAACCCGTCCAGAGGATCATGAAGTACCCATTACTGCTTGGAGAGCTGTGGCAGGCAACACCTCAGGACCACCCTGACCATCTGCCGCTGCAGGAGGCTTTCACTGCTGCCAAGATCATAAATGTGAACATCAATGAGTTCAAGAGACGCAAGGATATCG TTATGAAGTATAAGAGGCTGGAAGATGAAGGCACATTGAGGGGGAAACTAAACAAGTTCAACATCCACTCAATTCGGAAGAAAGGCGACAGGTTTGCTGGTTATCTCAAGATCCTCACTGGAGTGGAACCACAG GTGAGAGATGAAGTATTTGACAGAGAGGAGAAGCTGTTCAGGAGTCTGGAGAAAGCTGTGAGGCAACTGGTCAAGAATGTTCACTGTTACCTGCAGTACACTCAG GAGATGGTGTCTGTAGCTGTCCAGAGCGTGCAGGACATGGAGAACATGGTCAAGGATTCAAACAGAAGTGACACCAACGGTTCATCTCACAGTAATGGCAATGATCCCTACAAGCACTTT AAAACCAGCATGGAGCACTTGGTCCTCGCcccgctctcctctctgcagggcATGTTCACTGCTCCACAGAAGCTCATCCAGAAACGTTACGACAAGCTGCTAGATTACTGCAGCCGCCTGGAGCGCTCatcctccttttcatcctcgtcctccacttcttcttcgtCCTCTCCCTCACCGGTGTCAGAAGACCCACCTGGTCCCGCCAGGAGGGACTACGAAGCCCTGAATGCTTTGCTGGTGGAGGAGTTGCAGAGGTTCAACAAGGCTGCCTATACTATCCTGACCAACAGCGTGGTGTATCTGGTGGCCCTACTCAGAAGACTGATGGATAGCATATTGATCGGAGCTCCATCTGTACAGCAGCTACCA GCTCCGCTGTCAAACATCGTGGAGGTGCAGAACAGCATCATGGACGAGCTGAACAATCTGACGTTTGTCAAGGATAACGCGCAGAAGTTGATGGAGCGAAAAGTCAGCTTCGAGAGACAACGAGATAAAAAAGTAGTG GTGCCGGAGGTGCAGCATCAGACCGAGGAGCAGCGTGCCTGGCTGCTAGCAGAATACCCGCTGAACCGCTTGTACCAACTGAAGAGGAAGTGTAATGGCTGCCAGGAGCAGGACCTCAGCCTGCTGGAGGGGGAGCTGGTGGCCCTGCTGGAGGACACCGACCCATTAGGAAGCAGCAGCCGCTGGCTAGTTCACACAGGAG GTGCGCAGGGCTACGTCTACTCCACCTTCCTGAAGCAGTACAACCCTCTGAGGGACTCGCAGCGGGCAGGCCAGATGgctaaagagcagcagcagcagcagccagctgcCATGGTGGAAGAGGACTTCGACGACATAAGCCTGTTTGTGTCGgggagcggcagcagcagcctgcgCAGCTTCAACCTCAACACCACTGACAGCAACTCGAGCCTCGCTGGTGTACAGTGGGAGCTGGAGAGCAACGAAGAACTGGTGGACGTGGTGGAGACAGAGGCTCAGCAG tTTTATGCTGTGTATGCATTTCAAGCCCGCTGTGACCAGGAGCTGACCCTGCGGGAGTACCAACATGTCCGCATCCTCCAGTTCTGTGACCTGGGAGGCAATAAGGATTGGTGGTTAGCTGAGTCTAATGGACAAAAAGGATATGTGCCAGCCAACTACCTTGGCAGGATGTCCTATGCATAA
- the ints12 gene encoding integrator complex subunit 12 has product MAGPVSLELDPIFLKGLSYLHSKSKDSAEKLKALLDESLSRGSDSSYRSLQKDMEVSKGSVSKLSLSKQDSKSSSSSSSSSSSSGSSKSTSEKSKKEVEKRPSEKVRVDLSDVDPPKKPRLEKQENRSSPITVQTSKDLLPNINDYDETNADDFAMEMGLACVCCRQMTVTMGNQLVECQECHNLYHQDCHKPQVTDKEVNDPRLVWYCARCTRQMKRMAQKPPQKPSPASSSSAPVVKDTLVKKTELKPKTDTTSTFQAFKRTEVKPPTTSANPTGSSSTSSGSGLTGWAAFGAKTSSTLPASSKLGSSGPSGNNKTAPSGQKPVGLSGLAGAKSGLGGAKIAGSGNGNGSSQANPKAPPPLTLGKQPLNRSSSGESQGKVSASSGAGSPGSTSAAGNGGNNGGGGNGNNGNGSKAAPGDKAPTSQESQLNAMKRLQLVKKKAAQKKLKK; this is encoded by the exons ATGGCTGGACCCGTCAGTTTGGAGTTGGATCCCATTTTTCTCAAGGGGCTGAGTTATTTACACTCCAAGAGTAAAGACTCGGCTGAGAAACTAAAAGCTCTGCTGGATGAGTCCCTTTCAAGAGGAAGTGACTCATCCTACCGTTCATTACAGAAA GATATGGAGGTGTCAAAGGGTTCTGTGTCAAAGCTGAGCTTAAGTAAGCAAGACTCCAAATCCTCCTCGAGTTCCtcgtcctccagcagcagcagtggaagCAGCAAATCCACCTCGGAGAAGAGCAAGAAAGAAGTTGAGAAGAGGCCTTCTGAAAAG GTCCGGGTGGACTTGAGTGATGTGGATCCACCGAAAAAGCCTCGTTTGGAGAAACAGGAGAATCGTTCTTCTCCGATTACTGTTCAGACGAGCAAAGACCTCCTGCCAAACATCAACGATTATGATGAAACTAATGCAGATGACTTTGCCATGGAAATGGGCCtggcttgtgtgtgttgcag ACAAATGACAGTTACCATGGGAAACCAGTTGGTGGAGTGCCAGGAGTGCCATAACCTGTATCACCAGGACTGTCACAAGCCCCAGGTGACAGATAAAGAAGTAAATGACCCAAGGCTTGTGTGGTATTGTGCGCGTTGCACCAGGCAAATGAAACGTATG GCCCAGAAACCTCCACAGAAGCCGTCCCCTGCATCATCCTCATCAGCGCCTGTTGTAAAAGACACGTTGGTGAAAAAGACTGAGCTCAAACCCAAAACTGACACAACGAGCACCTTCCAAGCCTTCAAAAGAACAGAAGTGAAG CCTCCCACGACGTCAGCCAATCCCACTGGCAGCAGTTCCACCTCCTCTGGCAGCGGCCTCACAGGCTGGGCCGCGTTCGGCGCCAAAACGAGCTCAACTCTTCCCGCCAGCTCCAAACTGGGTTCTTCAGGCCCAAGTGGGAACAACAAGACGGCTCCCTCTGGTCAGAAACCTGTTGGTTTGTCTGGGCTGGCTGGAGCCAAGTCAGGACTCGGTGGGGCAAAGATAGCTGGGAGCGGCAATGGGAACGGCTCCAGCCAGGCGAACCCGAAAGCTCCTCCGCCTCTGACTCTTGGTAAGCAGCCGCTGAACCGGTCATCGAGCGGTGAAAGCCAAGGGAAAGTGTCTGCTTCATCGGGGGCTGGCTCCCCAGGCAGCACGAGCGCTGCAGGGAACGGAGGCAATAACGGGGGAGGAGGTAACGGGAACAATGGGAACGGGTCAAAGGCTGCACCGGGGGACAAAGCGCCAACGTCTCAAGAGTCTCAGCTTAACGCCATGAAACGATTACAGCTGGTGAAGAAGAAAGCGGCTcagaagaaactgaagaaatga